A window of Candidatus Eremiobacteraceae bacterium genomic DNA:
AAGATCTTGCCGGAAGCTCCGGTCAGAAGCGAATCGCCGGTCGTCGCAAATACTTTGCGCATAGCGGCGTCATCCGTGACGACGGTGAGGATGACATCCGACGCGGCGGTGACACGAGCAAGCTCCCGGACCGATTCGGCGCCAAGTTCGCGCGCTATTTCGTCTGCGATGCTTTGATTCGCATCGTAGATCGCGGCGACAGGGTACCCGGTCTCGTGCAGACGCCGGCCGATGTTCGCGCCCATGCGCCCGACGCCGACGATACCGATACGAGAAGCTGCCGCCATGCGCAAAATGCCTCCTGACAAGGGGCCGCTTTGATTCTTAGCGGCGACGGGGCTGACCTCTACGGTTCATCGCGGGCGGACCATAGAGGTCCGCCCTATCATCGCGGACCGTAAAGGTCCGCCCTACATTGTTTACGGGTAGACGCCGCGCAGCATCGTCGCTTCGGCGACGCGCCCGACCGCGAGCACATACGCGCCGCGGCGCATGTTGATCTTGTGCTGTTTGGCCTTTTCGTACGTCGCCTTGAACGCTCGGACCATCGTCCGC
This region includes:
- a CDS encoding NAD(P)-binding domain-containing protein — its product is MAAASRIGIVGVGRMGANIGRRLHETGYPVAAIYDANQSIADEIARELGAESVRELARVTAASDVILTVVTDDAAMRKVFATTGDSLLTGASGKI